One genomic window of Cellulophaga sp. Hel_I_12 includes the following:
- a CDS encoding Crp/Fnr family transcriptional regulator, producing the protein MKTIAHTKLLENLKQKILSYTLVDDDLLQEQMQCYHQIELKKGDTLVVPGQLVHHFYYVATGCIYYYRLEEGEQKVVEFYTDDIFFTDVPAYVKGTPSNYYLKATEATVVYAITKSDAENSFKKSHQLERFGRLSMQEAFIKIFTRVERLNSRTNEERYLRLLAKRPDLMQRVPQYLIASYLGLTPVGLSKLRKRLGKG; encoded by the coding sequence TTGAAAACAATAGCACACACAAAACTTCTTGAAAACCTAAAGCAAAAGATTTTATCGTATACGCTTGTAGACGATGACCTGTTGCAGGAACAGATGCAATGCTACCACCAAATTGAGCTTAAAAAAGGGGATACTTTGGTAGTACCTGGGCAATTAGTGCATCACTTTTACTATGTGGCGACAGGCTGTATTTATTATTATAGGCTAGAGGAAGGCGAGCAAAAAGTTGTAGAGTTTTATACTGATGATATTTTTTTTACCGATGTACCGGCCTACGTTAAGGGTACGCCTTCTAATTATTACCTTAAAGCTACTGAGGCCACGGTTGTGTATGCCATAACAAAGTCCGATGCAGAGAACTCCTTTAAAAAGTCGCACCAGTTAGAGCGTTTTGGTAGGTTATCCATGCAGGAGGCCTTTATCAAAATTTTCACCAGAGTAGAGCGACTCAATAGTCGCACCAACGAGGAACGCTATCTGCGATTATTGGCAAAACGCCCAGATCTCATGCAGCGTGTACCGCAATATTTAATTGCCTCCTATTTGGGATTAACACCAGTAGGGCTTTCAAAACTACGCAAGCGCTTAGGCAAGGGCTAG
- a CDS encoding SMI1/KNR4 family protein, with translation MNSLLKQISEKAIELADFEFTQMQTENKWLGTKPASETEIKLTEKRLGIELPADFKLFLSITNGFSAPNDIEPTFEPIDKIDFLKNIDSFIIEAYSLDSIADIGNQLEKSIVVGGINEEQYFLLIPPNSTNEKWKYWKFANWYPGEHEFENLESYFNSTLEFINEQLETE, from the coding sequence ATGAACAGTCTACTAAAACAAATATCAGAGAAAGCGATTGAATTAGCTGATTTCGAGTTTACTCAAATGCAGACTGAAAATAAATGGTTAGGAACTAAACCAGCGTCGGAAACTGAAATAAAACTGACCGAAAAAAGACTCGGAATTGAATTACCAGCCGACTTTAAACTGTTTTTATCCATTACAAACGGATTTTCTGCACCAAACGATATCGAACCAACTTTTGAGCCGATTGACAAAATTGACTTTCTGAAAAATATTGACAGTTTCATTATAGAAGCTTATAGTCTTGACTCAATAGCTGATATTGGAAATCAACTGGAAAAAAGCATAGTTGTTGGCGGAATTAATGAAGAACAATACTTTCTTTTAATTCCACCAAACTCAACAAATGAAAAATGGAAATATTGGAAATTTGCAAATTGGTATCCTGGAGAACACGAATTTGAAAATTTAGAAAGTTATTTTAACAGTACTCTGGAATTTATAAATGAACAACTTGAAACTGAATAA
- the dcm gene encoding DNA (cytosine-5-)-methyltransferase, which translates to MDKRYSKIKDKLQIVVDKKTDNDLAHLTHYFQNHKNGVSQYFQPTAKEYLTELHEKLNIVEEPDFQYYLPIKWDIPFPPQTEPKFKFIDLFAGIGGLRMAYQNNGGKCVFTSEWDTYSKKTYEANFGEVPFGDITEISEKDIPDHDILLGGFPCQPFSIAGVSKKNALGRAHGFLDKTQGTLFFDIARILDYKKPSVFMLENVKNLVSHDKKKTFKVITETLTDLGYNLHYKILDGQNYVPQHRERIVIVGFKKSVFKGKETFKFPEPTNKTYAIKDILEPKVDPKYTLSDKLWNYLQEYKKKHKAKGNGFGFGLTDLNGISRTMSARYYKDGAEILIPQKGKNPRRLTPRECARLQGFPDNFIIPVSDNQAYKQFGNSVVTPLFQAVSENIVKELLKINESKKSKVAVYQ; encoded by the coding sequence ATGGACAAACGATATTCAAAAATAAAGGACAAACTTCAAATTGTTGTTGACAAAAAAACCGACAACGATTTAGCTCATTTAACACACTATTTTCAAAATCACAAAAATGGTGTTTCCCAATATTTTCAGCCAACCGCAAAGGAATATTTGACTGAACTGCACGAAAAATTAAACATAGTTGAAGAACCTGATTTTCAATATTATTTACCAATAAAATGGGACATTCCTTTTCCACCACAAACAGAACCTAAATTTAAGTTCATCGACCTTTTCGCAGGAATTGGCGGATTAAGAATGGCTTACCAAAATAACGGTGGAAAGTGTGTTTTTACAAGCGAATGGGACACCTATTCAAAAAAAACTTACGAAGCTAATTTTGGAGAAGTGCCATTTGGCGACATTACCGAAATTTCAGAAAAAGACATACCTGACCACGATATTTTACTTGGAGGTTTTCCTTGTCAACCTTTTTCAATTGCAGGAGTTTCCAAAAAAAATGCTTTAGGTAGAGCTCACGGTTTTTTGGATAAAACACAAGGAACATTATTTTTTGACATTGCAAGAATTTTAGATTATAAAAAACCTTCGGTTTTTATGTTGGAAAACGTCAAAAATCTTGTTTCACACGATAAGAAAAAAACTTTTAAAGTCATAACAGAAACCCTAACCGATTTAGGTTACAATCTTCATTATAAAATTTTAGATGGTCAAAATTACGTTCCTCAACATCGCGAAAGAATTGTAATTGTAGGCTTTAAAAAATCTGTTTTCAAAGGCAAAGAAACCTTTAAATTTCCAGAGCCAACAAACAAAACTTACGCAATCAAAGACATTCTTGAACCAAAAGTTGACCCAAAATACACGCTTTCAGATAAACTTTGGAACTACCTTCAAGAATACAAGAAAAAGCATAAAGCAAAAGGAAACGGATTTGGATTTGGCTTAACTGACCTCAATGGAATTTCAAGAACGATGAGTGCTCGTTATTACAAAGATGGAGCAGAAATTTTAATACCTCAAAAAGGTAAAAACCCACGAAGATTAACACCGAGAGAATGTGCAAGACTTCAAGGATTTCCAGATAATTTCATAATTCCTGTTTCTGATAATCAAGCATATAAACAATTTGGCAATTCTGTTGTAACCCCATTATTTCAAGCGGTTAGCGAAAACATTGTAAAAGAACTTTTGAAAATCAATGAATCTAAAAAATCTAAAGTCGCTGTTTACCAATAA
- a CDS encoding IS3 family transposase has translation MKAKRKSKGFASLAAITHCFGLKRNAYYKYKDRADKRLKLEQQIIEIVHKRRRSLPREGVRKLVKSLDDEFTIANLKVGRDTLFNVLRKHQMLTLRKKYSSRTTNSYHRFYKYNNIIKDVEVTRSNQVWVSDITYIRTIKGFCYLALITDMYSRKIVGYDLSDSLELNGCVRALHKAIYQAKSIKDLTHHSDRGIQYCSNVYTQILKRNKIQISMTEQNHCYENAMAERVNGILKDEFYLDQTFTDVAHAKRATKNAINLYNEIRLHLSLDYKTPNMVYLKTA, from the coding sequence ATTAAAGCCAAAAGAAAATCTAAGGGATTTGCTTCTTTAGCTGCTATAACCCATTGTTTTGGTCTAAAGCGTAATGCCTATTATAAGTATAAAGATAGAGCTGACAAACGTTTAAAACTAGAACAACAGATTATTGAAATAGTACACAAAAGACGCAGATCCCTTCCTAGAGAAGGCGTGCGTAAACTTGTTAAATCCTTAGATGACGAGTTTACTATAGCCAATCTTAAAGTCGGCAGAGATACACTGTTTAATGTCCTTAGAAAACATCAAATGCTAACACTTAGAAAGAAATACAGTAGCAGAACCACTAACTCATACCATCGCTTTTATAAGTATAACAACATTATAAAAGATGTTGAAGTTACTAGATCTAATCAAGTTTGGGTATCCGACATTACCTATATCAGAACTATAAAAGGCTTTTGTTATCTAGCTCTTATTACAGACATGTACTCTCGTAAAATAGTTGGATATGACCTTAGTGATAGTCTAGAGCTCAATGGATGTGTCAGGGCGCTTCATAAGGCTATTTATCAAGCTAAGAGTATTAAAGATCTTACTCATCATTCAGACAGAGGCATACAGTATTGCAGTAATGTATACACACAAATACTCAAAAGAAACAAAATACAAATCAGTATGACAGAACAAAACCATTGCTATGAAAATGCAATGGCAGAACGTGTAAATGGAATCTTAAAAGATGAATTTTATCTAGACCAAACCTTTACAGACGTGGCTCACGCCAAAAGAGCAACAAAAAATGCTATTAATTTATACAATGAAATTAGATTACATTTATCTTTAGACTATAAAACACCAAATATGGTATATTTAAAAACAGCGTAA
- a CDS encoding DUF6624 domain-containing protein — protein MKYFIIILFITLVSCKKESKTECDYITNYYQNLYQADIAFETENYKKAFEMYQEAFNSCEPINTEGYNELANFAETCAILGKSVLAIEFIKKQIERGYEIKWLQQNENFDKIFASEEGKKLISEYDYLRNVALSKINLDLREEIKQMKIEDQKYRNGNFQKNIKKQEKIDAYNTNRIIEIFNEFGYPNETVIGSYSIDQTSVHISTMLLHTPDSIRMKYFVPKLTEFIKSGSCSPNTLGTIIDQYYLYNDEPQIYGTYHAQGGGYARMIDDLKKVDSNRISIGLPPLELKEKKDSILKVRYPDLF, from the coding sequence ATGAAATATTTTATAATCATTCTATTTATTACACTCGTTTCTTGCAAAAAAGAATCAAAAACTGAATGTGATTACATTACAAACTACTATCAGAATCTTTATCAAGCAGATATCGCATTTGAAACTGAAAATTACAAGAAAGCATTTGAAATGTATCAAGAAGCTTTTAATTCTTGTGAACCGATAAACACAGAAGGGTATAATGAACTCGCAAATTTTGCAGAGACTTGTGCGATTTTAGGAAAGAGTGTATTAGCAATTGAATTTATCAAAAAACAAATCGAACGAGGTTATGAAATAAAATGGCTTCAGCAGAATGAAAATTTTGATAAAATATTCGCATCTGAAGAAGGAAAAAAATTGATTTCTGAATATGATTACTTACGAAATGTGGCTTTGTCGAAAATAAATTTAGATCTTCGAGAAGAAATTAAGCAAATGAAAATCGAAGACCAAAAATATCGAAATGGTAACTTTCAAAAAAACATAAAGAAACAAGAAAAAATTGATGCTTATAATACCAATAGAATTATAGAGATATTCAATGAATTTGGATATCCAAACGAAACGGTAATCGGAAGTTATTCTATAGACCAAACATCTGTGCATATTTCGACGATGTTATTACATACACCTGACTCCATCAGAATGAAATACTTCGTCCCAAAACTAACTGAATTTATCAAAAGCGGAAGTTGTTCGCCAAATACATTAGGTACTATAATTGACCAATATTATTTGTATAATGACGAGCCTCAAATTTATGGAACGTATCATGCACAAGGAGGTGGATATGCCCGTATGATAGATGACCTTAAAAAGGTGGATAGCAACCGAATTTCGATTGGATTACCTCCATTGGAACTGAAAGAAAAAAAAGACAGTATTTTAAAAGTACGTTACCCTGACTTATTTTAA
- a CDS encoding PH domain-containing protein, whose amino-acid sequence MKIYKANRKGLFNYLLIGSMILPIVVFFLDKNTFTEKPFILLPLLSPLILLFWIYFDTFYKIEKNELIYRSGFLRGKIEIPNIKEILKGKTMWSGIKPALARNGLIIKFNKYDEIYIAPENNDELISDLIKLNSEIKITE is encoded by the coding sequence ATGAAAATTTATAAAGCAAATAGAAAAGGACTTTTCAATTATTTATTAATTGGTTCTATGATTTTACCGATAGTTGTTTTCTTTCTTGACAAAAATACTTTTACGGAAAAACCTTTTATTTTATTACCATTATTGAGTCCATTGATATTACTATTTTGGATTTATTTTGACACTTTTTACAAAATTGAAAAGAACGAACTGATTTATCGTTCTGGATTTTTAAGAGGGAAAATTGAAATTCCGAACATAAAAGAAATTCTGAAAGGAAAAACAATGTGGAGCGGAATTAAACCAGCATTGGCGAGAAATGGACTTATTATAAAGTTCAATAAGTATGATGAAATTTATATCGCGCCTGAAAATAATGACGAACTGATTTCGGACTTAATAAAATTAAACTCTGAAATAAAAATAACAGAATAA
- a CDS encoding MvaI/BcnI family restriction endonuclease: MNLKNLKSLFTNNGCKKIYVKTLAPNDNSKNQVYFGGNFEILNILPLSEITTEEAGDWNKERFKAKINFSWLNDDGNIIPAPKAQLILYPKYPEVRFSGFLSGCQKPPSELMTQRLADRLLFFAVTKTGTVLGYVAGPDSEIAKEFKSEPTVSEHGVFAVIELPQSANNREVLLNELLRIYQLGWITSKRLDSIGNILPCRSPNCGGYTLEAELGITPNGYSEPDFMGWEVKQFGVKKFENIKSSVITLMTPEPTDGIYRTQGTEYFIKNYGYADKMGRKDRMNFGGVHKTGVRHHLTDLEMQLVGFDQQSGKIRNTNGRIALIDKNDNEAASWSFASMLLHWNRKHNKACYVPSLSETTGDRKYKYGNNIILGTGTDFQLFLGEMAKGNIYYDPGIKMENISTKPKIKKRSQFRIKSQFLPNLYKTNEIIDITNK, translated from the coding sequence ATGAATCTAAAAAATCTAAAGTCGCTGTTTACCAATAATGGCTGTAAAAAAATCTACGTAAAAACACTTGCGCCAAACGACAATTCCAAAAATCAAGTTTATTTCGGTGGTAACTTTGAAATCTTAAACATTTTACCGCTTTCCGAAATCACAACAGAGGAAGCTGGCGATTGGAACAAGGAACGATTTAAAGCAAAAATAAATTTCAGTTGGCTAAACGATGATGGCAATATTATTCCTGCACCAAAAGCCCAATTAATTCTTTATCCAAAATATCCTGAAGTTAGATTTTCAGGTTTTCTTTCTGGTTGTCAAAAACCACCATCTGAATTAATGACACAAAGACTTGCTGACAGACTTTTGTTCTTTGCAGTAACAAAAACTGGAACAGTTTTAGGATATGTTGCCGGACCAGACTCGGAAATTGCCAAGGAATTTAAAAGTGAGCCAACCGTTTCTGAACACGGAGTTTTTGCAGTTATTGAATTGCCACAATCCGCAAACAATCGAGAAGTATTATTAAATGAGCTACTTCGTATCTATCAACTTGGTTGGATAACATCCAAACGACTTGATTCTATCGGAAACATTTTACCTTGCAGGTCACCAAATTGTGGTGGTTATACTTTAGAAGCGGAATTGGGAATCACACCAAATGGCTACTCTGAACCTGATTTTATGGGTTGGGAAGTTAAACAATTTGGCGTTAAGAAATTTGAAAATATAAAATCTTCTGTCATAACTTTAATGACACCAGAACCAACAGACGGAATCTACAGAACTCAAGGAACCGAATATTTTATCAAAAATTATGGTTATGCTGACAAAATGGGCAGAAAAGACCGAATGAATTTTGGTGGAGTTCATAAAACTGGAGTGAGACATCATTTAACTGACTTGGAAATGCAACTGGTCGGATTTGACCAACAAAGCGGAAAAATTAGGAATACAAATGGCAGAATTGCTTTAATTGATAAAAATGACAACGAAGCTGCTTCGTGGAGTTTTGCCTCAATGCTACTACATTGGAACAGAAAGCATAATAAAGCTTGTTATGTTCCATCACTTTCCGAAACGACTGGCGACAGAAAATATAAATATGGAAACAACATAATTTTGGGAACTGGAACTGATTTTCAACTGTTTTTAGGAGAAATGGCAAAAGGGAATATTTATTATGACCCAGGAATTAAAATGGAAAATATCTCTACAAAACCGAAAATCAAGAAACGTAGCCAATTCCGAATTAAATCACAGTTTCTGCCGAATTTGTATAAGACAAACGAAATAATTGATATTACGAACAAATAA
- a CDS encoding prolyl oligopeptidase family serine peptidase, with the protein MRLTIIITIVLFQISTVKGQTSLEEINLNNGKYKVGFEHYTAVDSTRTYSIHNEFNNQLINRPISISLWYPTEFQEGISTELSVLDYLEILKEEEEWKNLPNDFLLDWFPYLWNTPQNKAHLSEKVTAFSNSIPLNGKFPVIVYAPSYQASSIENFALFEYLASNGFVVISSPSRGTETRWLEGGSTKDMETQSRDVEFLLKEISKYKNADLNNIALMGFSFGGLSNAITVMKHKNINAIVSLDGTERYNYAVLEKSPYFNLDKFAIPYIHFAQKEIPEEVLKSDKIPAELNYKFQLNDSLKYSNAYSYRFHDLTHSYFSSFGVLFANRDKRQDKSDDKIMVSYKLMSEHTLQFLNATLKNEENAKEFIENSPVKNGFSESLISKKMKQAVKKEFDYKDFNDLAFNQGYQDLISLYKRTLTKYPNLELQEGMLNTLGLRLSFNPEKLEQGVNVFLLALHIYPKSANLYDSLAEGFYYNNDFENAISNYKKSLELNPENQNAIDRLKQLRK; encoded by the coding sequence ATGCGACTAACAATTATAATTACCATAGTACTATTTCAAATATCAACTGTAAAAGGACAGACTTCGTTAGAAGAAATAAACCTGAATAACGGAAAATACAAAGTTGGATTTGAGCATTATACAGCAGTTGATAGTACAAGAACCTATAGTATCCATAATGAATTTAACAACCAACTTATAAACAGACCTATTTCAATAAGTTTATGGTATCCTACTGAATTTCAAGAGGGAATATCTACAGAATTAAGTGTTTTAGATTATTTGGAAATCTTAAAAGAAGAAGAGGAATGGAAAAACTTGCCGAATGACTTTCTACTTGATTGGTTTCCCTATTTATGGAATACACCTCAAAACAAAGCACATCTTTCTGAGAAAGTAACTGCTTTTTCCAATTCAATTCCTTTAAATGGAAAATTTCCTGTCATTGTATATGCACCCAGTTACCAAGCATCATCAATTGAAAATTTTGCATTATTCGAGTATTTAGCCAGCAATGGTTTTGTAGTTATATCAAGTCCTTCAAGAGGAACAGAAACAAGGTGGTTAGAAGGCGGAAGTACAAAAGATATGGAAACACAATCCAGAGATGTAGAATTTCTTTTGAAAGAAATTAGTAAATACAAAAATGCAGACCTTAATAATATAGCACTTATGGGATTTAGCTTTGGTGGACTTTCCAATGCTATAACTGTAATGAAACATAAGAACATAAACGCAATTGTAAGTTTAGATGGAACTGAAAGATATAATTACGCTGTATTGGAAAAATCACCCTATTTTAATTTAGACAAATTTGCTATTCCATATATTCATTTTGCTCAAAAAGAAATTCCAGAAGAAGTCCTAAAGAGCGATAAAATTCCGGCCGAATTAAATTACAAATTTCAATTAAATGACTCATTGAAATATAGTAATGCTTACAGTTATAGATTCCACGACCTAACTCATTCCTATTTTAGTTCTTTCGGTGTTTTATTTGCCAACAGAGATAAGAGACAAGACAAAAGCGATGATAAAATTATGGTTTCCTATAAACTAATGTCTGAACATACCTTACAGTTTTTAAATGCGACTTTAAAAAATGAAGAAAATGCAAAGGAGTTTATTGAAAATAGTCCTGTTAAAAATGGCTTTTCTGAATCTTTGATTTCAAAAAAAATGAAACAAGCCGTAAAAAAGGAGTTCGATTATAAAGATTTTAACGATTTAGCATTCAATCAAGGTTATCAGGATTTAATCTCGCTGTATAAAAGAACGCTTACCAAATATCCAAATCTTGAACTTCAAGAAGGTATGCTAAACACACTAGGTTTACGATTGTCATTTAATCCTGAAAAATTAGAACAAGGTGTTAATGTCTTTTTATTAGCTTTACATATTTATCCAAAATCAGCAAATCTATATGATAGTTTAGCCGAAGGTTTTTACTACAATAATGATTTTGAAAATGCTATTTCCAATTACAAAAAGTCATTGGAATTAAATCCCGAAAATCAAAATGCAATTGATAGATTAAAGCAACTTCGGAAATAA
- a CDS encoding transposase — MYKNDKVIRRYSEPFKLKILDEITTGKLNKNQLGKLYGIAPTTINEWIRKYNRKDLMNTRVKVETKDEITRVKELQKEIEQLKKLLLKKDLDALVLDSYLEVAAEDLGYKSVAELKKKLSIKP, encoded by the coding sequence ATGTACAAAAATGACAAAGTAATCAGACGGTATTCAGAACCTTTTAAACTGAAAATTTTAGACGAAATTACAACCGGGAAACTAAACAAAAACCAATTAGGTAAACTCTATGGTATTGCGCCTACCACCATCAATGAATGGATTAGAAAGTATAACCGTAAAGACCTAATGAACACCAGAGTAAAAGTGGAAACAAAAGACGAGATAACTCGAGTTAAAGAACTGCAAAAAGAGATAGAACAGCTTAAAAAGTTACTCTTAAAAAAGGATCTGGATGCCTTGGTATTAGATTCATACCTAGAAGTAGCTGCTGAAGATCTAGGCTATAAATCTGTGGCTGAACTAAAAAAAAAGCTAAGTATAAAGCCTTAA
- the xerA gene encoding site-specific tyrosine recombinase/integron integrase, with the protein MELQKSITLKHLLIHQQKCVGLQFSTNKIIQALVDTLPNVAWSQEFGMFYIPNNKSNLDLIFKTFQGIAWVNGNFFFSDKIINADNPELNLERYRKRKPKLGFKPCPEEYLLKLELKRYSDNTVRNYVSCFETFINYYYTEDPMMLNEIDIRKYLQKLIQEGKSNSYVNMAVNAIKFFYEIVHGMPNRLYSIERPRKEKQLPEVLSKEEIVKIINATNNMKHKCIVGLLYSSGLRRGELLNLHVTDIDSKRMVVIIKNAKGNKDRISVLSPSLLKDLQHYYKEYRPKKYLFEGQSGAKYSVTSVLNIISAAAKKAGIFKKVSPHMLRHSFATHLLENGTDLRHIQLLLGHSSTKTTEIYTHVANRSFMEIKDLLS; encoded by the coding sequence ATGGAACTACAAAAAAGTATAACCTTAAAACATTTATTGATCCATCAACAAAAGTGTGTTGGACTTCAATTTAGCACTAATAAAATTATTCAAGCGCTAGTGGACACTTTGCCAAATGTAGCTTGGAGCCAGGAATTTGGTATGTTTTATATTCCAAACAATAAAAGCAACTTAGATTTAATTTTCAAAACTTTTCAGGGTATTGCTTGGGTGAATGGTAACTTTTTCTTTTCAGATAAAATTATAAATGCTGACAATCCTGAACTTAATCTGGAACGGTATAGAAAGCGGAAACCAAAATTAGGTTTTAAACCATGTCCCGAAGAATACTTACTAAAACTTGAGCTTAAAAGATATTCTGACAACACGGTTCGTAACTATGTATCGTGCTTTGAGACCTTCATTAATTATTATTATACGGAAGATCCTATGATGCTCAATGAGATAGATATTCGAAAATATTTACAAAAATTAATACAAGAAGGGAAGTCGAACTCTTATGTAAATATGGCCGTTAACGCTATAAAATTCTTTTATGAAATAGTGCATGGAATGCCTAATAGGTTATATTCTATTGAAAGACCAAGAAAGGAAAAACAATTGCCTGAAGTATTATCTAAGGAAGAAATTGTAAAAATTATTAATGCTACCAATAATATGAAGCACAAGTGTATTGTTGGGTTACTTTACTCTTCAGGACTTCGTAGAGGAGAGTTATTGAATCTTCATGTGACTGATATTGACAGTAAACGAATGGTGGTAATCATTAAAAATGCAAAAGGAAATAAGGACCGCATTTCTGTATTAAGTCCAAGTTTGTTAAAAGACCTACAGCACTATTATAAAGAATACCGACCTAAGAAATACCTTTTTGAGGGGCAATCAGGAGCTAAATATAGTGTTACCAGCGTTCTAAACATTATTTCAGCAGCTGCAAAGAAAGCGGGTATTTTCAAAAAAGTTTCGCCCCATATGTTACGGCATAGTTTTGCAACACACCTCTTAGAAAACGGCACTGACCTAAGGCATATTCAACTCTTATTAGGTCACAGTTCCACCAAAACCACTGAAATTTATACCCATGTTGCAAACAGGTCGTTTATGGAAATAAAAGATTTATTATCTTAG